The following coding sequences lie in one Heyndrickxia oleronia genomic window:
- a CDS encoding SRPBCC family protein gives MNNITKDRQLTHEVSIDAPLDLVWHAWTISSRVSEWFAPETVIEPEIGGAYELYFVPGNKEGMNTKGCKVLHLAHQKELHFSWKGPDQFNEVMNNNELTVVKVSFQTIDEDKTSVKVIHDGFKDTNEWSEAFQWHQMAWVQVLNSLKAAIEKGEGELCCQPE, from the coding sequence GTGAATAATATTACGAAAGATAGACAATTAACACATGAAGTATCAATTGATGCGCCTTTGGATCTAGTGTGGCATGCATGGACAATTTCGAGTAGAGTTTCAGAATGGTTTGCCCCTGAGACTGTGATTGAACCTGAAATTGGTGGTGCATATGAGTTATATTTCGTGCCTGGTAATAAAGAGGGCATGAATACAAAGGGATGTAAAGTTCTTCATCTTGCTCATCAGAAGGAATTGCATTTTTCCTGGAAGGGTCCTGACCAATTTAATGAAGTGATGAATAATAATGAATTGACTGTTGTTAAAGTAAGCTTTCAAACGATTGATGAAGATAAAACTTCTGTTAAGGTTATTCATGATGGTTTCAAAGATACAAATGAATGGTCAGAGGCATTTCAATGGCATCAAATGGCTTGGGTACAGGTACTCAATAGTTTAAAGGCAGCTATCGAAAAAGGTGAAGGCGAATTGTGTTGTCAGCCTGAGTAA
- a CDS encoding NUDIX domain-containing protein, whose protein sequence is MSNEEALRQYDIKKFRTPDGYTSDIAVFTIVSKQLAEYKPPLMQLKLMLIKRSKLNAEGQLNIEAEKWALPGGFVQENESALEAAGRELEEETGVKGIHIKHFGVYDQPGRDPRGWIISNAHYAIVPEQYLSTRQANDDAAEVELFSLEDISRIELAFDHKQIIQDAIKQITGDLLQTTVAKNFLPKYFTYSELQALLLTVTDDPAIASDQSFARKIKSLPFIKPVIGQKTQRTSKIPTQLYEFIEMDIVKPIYTARY, encoded by the coding sequence ATGTCAAATGAAGAAGCATTAAGACAATATGATATCAAAAAATTTCGCACACCTGATGGTTATACTTCAGATATCGCTGTATTTACAATTGTTTCCAAACAACTGGCTGAATACAAACCACCCCTTATGCAATTGAAGCTTATGCTTATAAAGCGATCAAAGCTTAATGCGGAAGGACAATTAAATATTGAAGCAGAGAAGTGGGCTTTACCGGGTGGGTTTGTACAAGAGAATGAATCTGCTTTAGAGGCAGCAGGGCGTGAACTGGAAGAAGAAACAGGGGTAAAAGGTATTCACATAAAGCATTTTGGCGTGTACGATCAACCTGGAAGAGACCCGCGGGGCTGGATTATTTCGAATGCTCATTATGCAATTGTCCCTGAGCAATACTTATCTACACGTCAAGCAAATGATGATGCAGCAGAAGTAGAACTATTCTCATTAGAAGATATATCTCGAATTGAATTAGCTTTCGATCATAAACAAATAATTCAGGATGCCATAAAACAAATAACAGGCGATTTACTTCAAACAACAGTTGCCAAAAACTTTTTACCGAAGTATTTTACTTATTCTGAGCTTCAAGCTTTATTATTAACAGTAACGGACGATCCTGCAATTGCAAGTGATCAAAGCTTTGCTAGAAAAATAAAATCTCTTCCGTTTATAAAGCCAGTTATAGGTCAGAAAACACAAAGAACGTCAAAAATCCCTACTCAATTATATGAATTTATTGAAATGGATATAGTCAAACCTATTTATACAGCAAGATATTAA
- a CDS encoding cysteine hydrolase family protein: MKKALIQIDYTNDFVSEDGALTCGKPGQLIEQAIADITSTFIVNNDFVVFAIDIHERNDKYHPENKLFPPHNLKGTKGRELYGKVNEIYQHNKQKNNVYWMNKTRYSAFAGTDLEIKLRERCITDLHLVGVCTDICVLHTAIDAYNKGFQLTVYEDCVASFNQLGHQWALEHFKHTLGANVI; this comes from the coding sequence ATGAAAAAAGCGTTAATTCAAATTGATTATACAAACGATTTTGTTTCTGAGGATGGGGCATTAACCTGTGGGAAACCAGGTCAATTAATAGAACAGGCAATTGCTGACATAACGAGTACATTTATTGTAAATAATGACTTTGTGGTCTTTGCAATTGATATTCATGAGAGAAATGATAAATATCATCCAGAGAATAAGCTTTTTCCCCCTCATAATCTTAAAGGTACAAAGGGAAGAGAATTATATGGGAAAGTAAATGAAATTTATCAACATAATAAACAAAAGAACAATGTATACTGGATGAACAAAACAAGGTATTCTGCATTTGCAGGTACTGATTTAGAAATTAAATTAAGGGAACGATGTATAACAGATCTACATTTAGTGGGAGTATGTACAGATATATGTGTCCTTCACACTGCAATCGATGCTTATAATAAAGGCTTTCAACTTACCGTCTATGAGGATTGTGTGGCCAGCTTCAACCAATTAGGTCATCAATGGGCGTTAGAACATTTCAAACATACATTAGGAGCTAATGTGATTTAA